The Polypterus senegalus isolate Bchr_013 chromosome 11, ASM1683550v1, whole genome shotgun sequence sequence AGTGTTACCAATGTGTCGCCTTCTAATTCTAATGTAATgcgataatacaaaaaaaaaaaaaaacagatgatgcATTGCGTGCCATCAGTTACAACTGCCAGCTTCGAGAATCTCCTTTGCTGAAGCATCAGGGATCTTTATGGCTTTGTCTTCTGCAGATTCAGCTGGGTGAAATCAAGTGTTCATATATTGTGCAGATAATCAAAGGAATGGCAGGACGCATGGCTTACAATGCTGCATACTGGCTTCAAACTGTGAAAACTGGCACTTTGCTGGCCCAGAATATGGCTCTTCATAAAAGGACCATGGCAGGTAGAAGacactcaaaaatatttttgaacagaCAGATAAATTTGTTGTAGCTGAAATATCCTGCGCGTCTCATTTCTAGACATGGTCAGTCAAAGGAGACGTACTCCAAGGGTCTGGGCCAGACCTACTCGTGCCCTGATGGATGAGCCATTCCAGCTGGAGGTGGCCTGTCTTCCTCCACACTGTCCAGTCACGCTGCGTAGCACCTTGTACAGTGAGGGAAATGATCTCTGGGAGGCGTTCTCTCACTATGTGAGTGATGAGAGAGGAAGGGTAAACGGTAAGTGTTTTATGGACCCTGTTAACGGACAGTCCGTCCGGCTGAGTGAAATATGTATGTTTGATTTGGTCAATGAGTGGATTTTCAAGAAGATTGTGTTTACAAATTTGTCAGTCAGAGGATTTAGTTGGTGGGTACCCATGCAGAATAAAATTTATGTTATTGGGCAGACAGTAAATGATCTGCAATACACAGTGCACACACTGCAGAGTGTGATCTCGGCCTTTATGAAAATGCCTGCAAGAGCAGGTGAAGATAGATACTTGTAGCTGGAGAAATTATCATAAAATTAAGTGAGTAGCTTGACATTGTCCTCTAACAAGACTTTCTTGTGCCCAGTATCAAAAGATGAATCTTTGGGGGGATTATATATTGGCCGTGAACCAATGGGTCTGTTGTGGAGTCTGCGTCTAGCTGTTGGAGGGAGGCAGAATATCAGGTAAAGAGGCTAAATGTCTGAACATTCAATGGAGTTGTAATGTGTCATTCTAATGTTTTCCAATAAACtttacatctcatttttgttctcCAGACTACGGAAAAAGAATATCCAGACACCTCTTGTCGTTGATATTTCCCTGTTTGATGGTCATAATACAGATAACTTTAATACTCAGACTGCCCTAGCCATGACAACCATGGAGCGATGGTACATGGCACCAGGAGTGCGCCGCATAGAGGTGCGAGAGAATGGTGTGGTGGGCACCCTGTTTATACCACCAGGTGATTAAATGAGTATCTCAGGGTAGATTTCTGTTGCTCACATTGTGCATGCTCAGAAGTAACTGGACTTTTTTCTCTGTTCCAAGGGCCTGGTCCTTTCCCTGCTCTACTGGATGTCTGGGGCCTGGCGGGATTTATAGAACACCGTGCAGCACTTCTGGCTTCTAGAGGCTATGCCTGTTTGGCACTGGCGTACATAAATCACCCAGAACTGCAACTTGGCAGCGGCATGGGTATCAGCTACTTTCAGGTGCCAAGTTGGGGCTAAGGGCTGGCTAGCTTGGGTTACTGAATGCAAAAGTCTAGTTCGGCATTTCACATTGAGCAAGAGAACAGAATGGCACCCAGACTTTCATTACTCTGTCACTCTGAGCTGCCTGTTGACTGACAGGTCTAAGTAGTCACATGTTAGTAGGACTGCATGTCGACACTAGGATGCTGTTACTGTTGTACCTGAGACTGTGTCACTGGCAGTGCTGGGGATGTTCTCTAGTGTTCTGCATTCTTCTTCTTGGTCTTCCAGGGCTCAGTTACTGGTCTCCTTGAATTATTATTGTTTCTGGTGTTACTAGTGCTCACATATGGGTGTGTTGTTGGCCTACACTGTACTGGGTTCTAAGATAAGGAGCAGCATGTCTGCACTTGaaaatgctattat is a genomic window containing:
- the LOC120539592 gene encoding peroxisomal succinyl-coenzyme A thioesterase-like isoform X2, with amino-acid sequence MSRATSFISAAAIVEIIKGMAGRMAYNAAYWLQTVKTGTLLAQNMALHKRTMADMVSQRRRTPRVWARPTRALMDEPFQLEVACLPPHCPVTLRSTLYSEGNDLWEAFSHYVSDERGRVNVSKDESLGGLYIGREPMGLLWSLRLAVGGRQNIRLRKKNIQTPLVVDISLFDGHNTDNFNTQTALAMTTMERWYMAPGVRRIEVRENGVVGTLFIPPGPGPFPALLDVWGLAGFIEHRAALLASRGYACLALAYINHPELQLGSGMGISYFQESWKLLQSVPQVSADRLGLLGSCFGAAIFILMASELPDISPRCLVAINSPSGLLNPGEGNYLEKMQRLLPEPKLDANGHLMIKDAILAIGIDLERSLQASGIQCPVLLVVGEDDQCVPALESAQRLEAQMRAVGKGHLVTKLSYPEAGHLIEPPYHPVMRSSTFIFPNQTATMLWGGVGKPHAAAQEDSWRKILEFLDKHL
- the LOC120539592 gene encoding acyl-coenzyme A thioesterase 2, mitochondrial-like isoform X5; its protein translation is MSRATSFISAAAIVEIQLGEIKCSYIVQIIKGMAGRMAYNAAYWLQTVKTGTLLAQNMALHKRTMADMVSQRRRTPRVWARPTRALMDEPFQLEVACLPPHCPVTLRSTLYSEGNDLWEAFSHYVSDERGRVNVSKDESLGGLYIGREPMGLLWSLRLAVGGRQNIRLRKKNIQTPLVVDISLFDGHNTDNFNTQTALAMTTMERWYMAPGVRRIEVRENGVVGTLFIPPGPGPFPALLDVWGLAGFIEHRAALLASRGYACLALAYINHPELQLGSGMGISYFQESWKLLQSVPQVSADRLGLLGSCFGAAIFILMASELPDISPRCLVAINSPSGLLNPGEGNYLEKMQRLLPEPKLDANGHLMIKDAILAIGIDLERSLQASGIQCPVLLVVGEDDQCVPALESAQRVSL
- the LOC120539592 gene encoding peroxisomal succinyl-coenzyme A thioesterase-like isoform X4, with translation MVSQRRRTPRVWARPTRALMDEPFQLEVACLPPHCPVTLRSTLYSEGNDLWEAFSHYVSDERGRVNVSKDESLGGLYIGREPMGLLWSLRLAVGGRQNIRLRKKNIQTPLVVDISLFDGHNTDNFNTQTALAMTTMERWYMAPGVRRIEVRENGVVGTLFIPPGPGPFPALLDVWGLAGFIEHRAALLASRGYACLALAYINHPELQLGSGMGISYFQESWKLLQSVPQVSADRLGLLGSCFGAAIFILMASELPDISPRCLVAINSPSGLLNPGEGNYLEKMQRLLPEPKLDANGHLMIKDAILAIGIDLERSLQASGIQCPVLLVVGEDDQCVPALESAQRLEAQMRAVGKGHLVTKLSYPEAGHLIEPPYHPVMRSSTFIFPNQTATMLWGGVGKPHAAAQEDSWRKILEFLDKHL
- the LOC120539592 gene encoding peroxisomal succinyl-coenzyme A thioesterase-like isoform X3, producing MAGRMAYNAAYWLQTVKTGTLLAQNMALHKRTMADMVSQRRRTPRVWARPTRALMDEPFQLEVACLPPHCPVTLRSTLYSEGNDLWEAFSHYVSDERGRVNVSKDESLGGLYIGREPMGLLWSLRLAVGGRQNIRLRKKNIQTPLVVDISLFDGHNTDNFNTQTALAMTTMERWYMAPGVRRIEVRENGVVGTLFIPPGPGPFPALLDVWGLAGFIEHRAALLASRGYACLALAYINHPELQLGSGMGISYFQESWKLLQSVPQVSADRLGLLGSCFGAAIFILMASELPDISPRCLVAINSPSGLLNPGEGNYLEKMQRLLPEPKLDANGHLMIKDAILAIGIDLERSLQASGIQCPVLLVVGEDDQCVPALESAQRLEAQMRAVGKGHLVTKLSYPEAGHLIEPPYHPVMRSSTFIFPNQTATMLWGGVGKPHAAAQEDSWRKILEFLDKHL
- the LOC120539592 gene encoding peroxisomal succinyl-coenzyme A thioesterase-like isoform X1, whose translation is MSRATSFISAAAIVEIQLGEIKCSYIVQIIKGMAGRMAYNAAYWLQTVKTGTLLAQNMALHKRTMADMVSQRRRTPRVWARPTRALMDEPFQLEVACLPPHCPVTLRSTLYSEGNDLWEAFSHYVSDERGRVNVSKDESLGGLYIGREPMGLLWSLRLAVGGRQNIRLRKKNIQTPLVVDISLFDGHNTDNFNTQTALAMTTMERWYMAPGVRRIEVRENGVVGTLFIPPGPGPFPALLDVWGLAGFIEHRAALLASRGYACLALAYINHPELQLGSGMGISYFQESWKLLQSVPQVSADRLGLLGSCFGAAIFILMASELPDISPRCLVAINSPSGLLNPGEGNYLEKMQRLLPEPKLDANGHLMIKDAILAIGIDLERSLQASGIQCPVLLVVGEDDQCVPALESAQRLEAQMRAVGKGHLVTKLSYPEAGHLIEPPYHPVMRSSTFIFPNQTATMLWGGVGKPHAAAQEDSWRKILEFLDKHL